The following proteins come from a genomic window of Musa acuminata AAA Group cultivar baxijiao chromosome BXJ1-7, Cavendish_Baxijiao_AAA, whole genome shotgun sequence:
- the LOC135586364 gene encoding uncharacterized protein LOC135586364: MASSLYSTNLSSEDVGNDSYFCNTGFKESCMEHDYSTPSILEKKILKGIPLEELDISAINEKDDLMIEDLGRSLSGILHVCDSYEMVCVSNPTINQVVSCSLDEMDKTYLGEYISEDINKEGTVQWIEQVQSPSSPLDVEGLLGTTHVECPIKPTTPKLVSAMKGGHAQEGKPQKSKLSVKWAPEVYDPPATSESHTVKGHIRRLKTLKKDHHKQKHGKSKSYKGSGADRKHVSRKSTSTMIDSRILRLEALRARAALNSPCQSKVEVMDFSGVTGELKCGNSYCNKSLAALHLPVTRAIEEKLMNGATSSRLCEKPISGVLC, from the exons atggccagttctcTGTATTCAACAAATTTGAGTTCTGAAGATGTTGGTAATGATTCATACTTCTGCAATACTGGCTTCAAGGAATCATGCATGGAGCATGATTATAGTACTCCCAGCATTTTGGAAAAGAAGATTCTGAAGGGAATACCATTGGAGGAACTTGACATTTCAGCTATCAATGAGAAGGATGATTTGATGATTGAAGATCTTGGAAGATCTCTGAGTGGGATTCTGCATGTTTGTGATTCTTATGAAATGGTGTGTGTTAGTAATCCTACTATAAATCAGGTTGTATCCTGTAGTCTTGATGAGATGGACAAAACTTACTTGGGCGAATATATATCCGAGGATATTAACAAAGAAGGCACGGTACAATGGATAGAACAGGTTCAATCACCTTCTTCCCCACTGGATGTAGAAGGACTCTTGGGTACTACACATGTTGAGTGTCCTATAAAGCCT ACTACCCCAAAGCTAGTCTCTGCTATGAAAGGAGGTCATGCACAGGAGGGGAAGCCACAAAAGTCAAAGTTGAGTGTCAAATGGGCACCGGAAGTGTATGACCCACCTGCTACATCTGAATCACACACAGTGAAAGGTCACATCCGACGTCTCAAGACCTTAAAGAAGGATCATCACAAGCAAAAACATGGCAAAAGCAAGTCCTACAAGGGCAGCGGTGCTGACAGGAAACATGTTTCTCGGAAGAGCACCAGCACGATGATCGATTCCAGGATATTGAG GTTGGAAGCACTTCGTGCCAGAGCTGCACTAAACAGTCCTTGCCAATCAAAGGTGGAGGTAATGGACTTTTCAGGTGTTACTGGAGAACTGAAATGTGGAAACAGCTATTGTAACAAGTCTCTCGCTGCCTTGCACCTTCCCGTCACCCGAGCCATCGAAGAAAAATTGATGAATGGAGCAACCTCAAGTCGATTATGTGAAAAACCTATTTCTGGAGTGCTTTGTTAA
- the LOC135678165 gene encoding probable ADP-ribosylation factor GTPase-activating protein AGD14 isoform X4 has protein sequence MSTKREEVRNEKIIRGLMKLPPNRKCINCNSLGPQYVCTNFWTFVCMVCSGIHREFTHRVKSVSLARFTTQEVEALQRGGNQLAREIYLKDWDMQRMRFPDSSNANKIREFIKDVYVNKKYARGNSAGKPSRDIESSKNHELEQRRASSYHSFSQSPPYEYQYEDRRYGKQFGMLNRKPGDTFRYDVQSLSSQDNGCCSPSLYLSRDAINKDAKQQTLNQFTETNAKRNLDGMRSPKRTSSAGSFGSLDSSSISHRSFSPANAVDIALEPVHSSGTQQAKATISSSTQSSASIVTGNKDLLNSSFVQQPMSTSPSIDLFANFNNQSSSLSPFEHKPDSLGVVDFVLESVHSSGTQQAKTSTFSSAQSPASIHTGNKDIVGPTFVQKPNTSSTSVDLFADLSNQPSSTIPIEHRSAADPVPQNDGWATFDLPHHVGVDSAMCPVISAVELSGSGAPKERVGGWVSPENNSGWFPFQNPLAPGPMAVTSGQLHSGLQEHTRSADQNNSQLWNTFDDSTKKVPQASAGGLPQNSISWIHVPDFALHDPNVALKVMQDFDKDGFQRSAMDAVNPCLDQPVGVVAGSPLSLLVKPGGVDQPQKSTNPFDLPYDAHLEPMNAFLDMSSLETALPSTQLINDYLAGVAQPWNSQNAAATYISSLPEGGLQYMSGQGPSSHFPKFPPQGPGASVGGNPFA, from the exons ATGAGTACTAAAAGGGAGGAGGTGAGGAATGAGAAGATCATTAGAGGTCTTATGAAACTGCCGCCCAACAGGAAATGTATTAACTGTAACAGCCTG GGTCCCCAATATGTGTGCACAAATTTCTGGACCTTCGTTTGTATGGTGTGCAGCGGGATTCA CCGTGAGTTTACGCACCGTGTGAAGTCTGTTTCTTTGGCAAGATTTACCACACAAGAAGTAGAGGCTCTCCAAAGGGGTGGCAATCAG CTTGCTAGAGAAATTTATTTAAAAGATTGGGACATGCAGCGGATGAGATTTCCAGATAGCAG TAATGCTAACAAAATTAGGGAATTTATAAAAGATGTCTATGTGAATAAGAAATATGCTAGGGGGAATTCCGCAGGCAAGCCATCTAGAGACATTGAG AGCTCCAAGAATCATGAATTAGAACAGAGGAGAGCCAGTTCTTACCATTCTTTTTCTCAGAGCCCTCCTTATGAGTATCAGTATGAGGACAGGCGCTATGGAAAACAATTTGGCATGTTAAACAGAAAGCCAG GTGATACATTCAGATATGATGTCCAGTCACTAAGTTCTCAAGATAATGGGTGTTGCAGCCCTTCTTTATACCTGTCAAGGGATGCCATAAATAAAGATGCAAAGCAACAAACATTGAATCAGTTTACTGAGACAAATGCTAAAAGGAATTTAGATGGGATGCGAAGTCCTAAG AGAACCTCATCTGCTGGCAGCTTTGGTTCCTTGGATAGCAGCTCTATTTCTCATAGATCATTTAGTCCAGCGAATGCAGTAGATATTGCTCTGGAGCCTGTGCATTCAAGTGGAACCCAGCAGGCAAAAGCAACTATATCTTCTTCTACACAGTCATCTGCTTCCATTGTTACTGGGAACAAGGATCTATTGAATTCATCATTCGTACAACAACCAATGAGTACATCTCCATCCATAGATTTGTTTGCCAATTTTAATAACCAATCTTCATCTTTAAGCCCTTTTGAGCACAAACCTGATTCATTGGGTGTAGTAGATTTTGTCTTGGAGTCTGTGCATTCAAGTGGTACACAGCAGGCAAAGACATCTACATTCTCTTCTGCTCAGTCACCTGCTTCTATTCATACTGGGAACAAGGATATAGTCGGTCCAACATTTGTACAGAAGCCAAACACTTCATCTACATCTGTTGATTTGTTTGCTGACCTTAGTAATCAACCTTCATCTACAATCCCTATCGAGCACAGATCAGCAGCAGATCCAGTCCCACAAAATGATGGATGGGCTACGTTTGACCTACCTCACCATGTAGGAGTTGATTCTGCAATGTGTCCCGTTATCTCTGCTGTAGAGCTTTCTGGTAGTGGAGCACCCAAGGAAAGGGTGGGTGGATGGGTATCTCCAGAAAACAACTCAGGTTGGTTTCCATTTCAAAATCCTCTCGCTCCTGGACCCATGGCAGTTACATCTGGCCAGTTGCATTCAGGTCTACAAGAACACACAAGATCTGCCGATCAAAACAACTCACAG TTGTGGAACACCTTTGATGATTCAACTAAGAAAGTACCTCAGGCATCAGCTGGGGGTCTACCACAGAATAGTATATCATGGATTCATGTGCCTGACTTTGCATTGCATGATCCAAATGTTGCTCTAAAAGTAATGCAG GATTTTGATAAGGATGGGTTTCAAAGGTCAGCTATGGATGCTGTAAACCCTTGTCTTGATCAGCCAGTGGGTGTTGTTGCAGGATCACCTTTGTCATTATTGGTTAAGCCG GGAGGGGTTGATCAACCACAAAAATCAACAAATCCTTTTGATCTTCCATATGATGCGCACTTGGAACCCATGAATGCG TTCTTGGATATGAGCTCCTTAGAAACTGCATTACCAAGCACACAGTTGATCAATGATTACCTTGCTGGTGTAGCTCAACCCTGGAATTCTCAGAATGCGGCTGCAACATATATTTCTTCTCTCCCTGAAG GAGGGTTGCAATACATGTCCGGGCAAGGACCAAGTTCTCATTTTCC CAAGTTCCCTCCCCAAGGCCCTGGTGCATCTGTTGGTGGGAATCCATTCGCGTGA
- the LOC135678165 gene encoding probable ADP-ribosylation factor GTPase-activating protein AGD14 isoform X2, which produces MSTKREEVRNEKIIRGLMKLPPNRKCINCNSLGPQYVCTNFWTFVCMVCSGIHREFTHRVKSVSLARFTTQEVEALQRGGNQLAREIYLKDWDMQRMRFPDSSNANKIREFIKDVYVNKKYARGNSAGKPSRDIESSKNHELEQRRASSYHSFSQSPPYEYQYEDRRYGKQFGMLNRKPGSNQGHYDGKMGSFIYSPSHVTYEDRFANESSGSRMSDFSISSAGDTFRYDVQSLSSQDNGCCSPSLYLSRDAINKDAKQQTLNQFTETNAKRNLDGMRSPKRTSSAGSFGSLDSSSISHRSFSPANAVDIALEPVHSSGTQQAKATISSSTQSSASIVTGNKDLLNSSFVQQPMSTSPSIDLFANFNNQSSSLSPFEHKPDSLGVVDFVLESVHSSGTQQAKTSTFSSAQSPASIHTGNKDIVGPTFVQKPNTSSTSVDLFADLSNQPSSTIPIEHRSAADPVPQNDGWATFDLPHHVGVDSAMCPVISAVELSGSGAPKERVGGWVSPENNSGWFPFQNPLAPGPMAVTSGQLHSGLQEHTRSADQNNSQLWNTFDDSTKKVPQASAGGLPQNSISWIHVPDFALHDPNVALKDFDKDGFQRSAMDAVNPCLDQPVGVVAGSPLSLLVKPGGVDQPQKSTNPFDLPYDAHLEPMNAFLDMSSLETALPSTQLINDYLAGVAQPWNSQNAAATYISSLPEGGLQYMSGQGPSSHFPKFPPQGPGASVGGNPFA; this is translated from the exons ATGAGTACTAAAAGGGAGGAGGTGAGGAATGAGAAGATCATTAGAGGTCTTATGAAACTGCCGCCCAACAGGAAATGTATTAACTGTAACAGCCTG GGTCCCCAATATGTGTGCACAAATTTCTGGACCTTCGTTTGTATGGTGTGCAGCGGGATTCA CCGTGAGTTTACGCACCGTGTGAAGTCTGTTTCTTTGGCAAGATTTACCACACAAGAAGTAGAGGCTCTCCAAAGGGGTGGCAATCAG CTTGCTAGAGAAATTTATTTAAAAGATTGGGACATGCAGCGGATGAGATTTCCAGATAGCAG TAATGCTAACAAAATTAGGGAATTTATAAAAGATGTCTATGTGAATAAGAAATATGCTAGGGGGAATTCCGCAGGCAAGCCATCTAGAGACATTGAG AGCTCCAAGAATCATGAATTAGAACAGAGGAGAGCCAGTTCTTACCATTCTTTTTCTCAGAGCCCTCCTTATGAGTATCAGTATGAGGACAGGCGCTATGGAAAACAATTTGGCATGTTAAACAGAAAGCCAGGTTCCAATCAAGGGCATTATGATGGGAAAATGGGTAGCTTCATATATAGTCCAAGTCATGTAACATATGAAGACAGATTTGCGAATGAAAGTTCTGGTTCAAGAATGTCAGACTTCTCCATTTCTAGTGCAGGTGATACATTCAGATATGATGTCCAGTCACTAAGTTCTCAAGATAATGGGTGTTGCAGCCCTTCTTTATACCTGTCAAGGGATGCCATAAATAAAGATGCAAAGCAACAAACATTGAATCAGTTTACTGAGACAAATGCTAAAAGGAATTTAGATGGGATGCGAAGTCCTAAG AGAACCTCATCTGCTGGCAGCTTTGGTTCCTTGGATAGCAGCTCTATTTCTCATAGATCATTTAGTCCAGCGAATGCAGTAGATATTGCTCTGGAGCCTGTGCATTCAAGTGGAACCCAGCAGGCAAAAGCAACTATATCTTCTTCTACACAGTCATCTGCTTCCATTGTTACTGGGAACAAGGATCTATTGAATTCATCATTCGTACAACAACCAATGAGTACATCTCCATCCATAGATTTGTTTGCCAATTTTAATAACCAATCTTCATCTTTAAGCCCTTTTGAGCACAAACCTGATTCATTGGGTGTAGTAGATTTTGTCTTGGAGTCTGTGCATTCAAGTGGTACACAGCAGGCAAAGACATCTACATTCTCTTCTGCTCAGTCACCTGCTTCTATTCATACTGGGAACAAGGATATAGTCGGTCCAACATTTGTACAGAAGCCAAACACTTCATCTACATCTGTTGATTTGTTTGCTGACCTTAGTAATCAACCTTCATCTACAATCCCTATCGAGCACAGATCAGCAGCAGATCCAGTCCCACAAAATGATGGATGGGCTACGTTTGACCTACCTCACCATGTAGGAGTTGATTCTGCAATGTGTCCCGTTATCTCTGCTGTAGAGCTTTCTGGTAGTGGAGCACCCAAGGAAAGGGTGGGTGGATGGGTATCTCCAGAAAACAACTCAGGTTGGTTTCCATTTCAAAATCCTCTCGCTCCTGGACCCATGGCAGTTACATCTGGCCAGTTGCATTCAGGTCTACAAGAACACACAAGATCTGCCGATCAAAACAACTCACAG TTGTGGAACACCTTTGATGATTCAACTAAGAAAGTACCTCAGGCATCAGCTGGGGGTCTACCACAGAATAGTATATCATGGATTCATGTGCCTGACTTTGCATTGCATGATCCAAATGTTGCTCTAAAA GATTTTGATAAGGATGGGTTTCAAAGGTCAGCTATGGATGCTGTAAACCCTTGTCTTGATCAGCCAGTGGGTGTTGTTGCAGGATCACCTTTGTCATTATTGGTTAAGCCG GGAGGGGTTGATCAACCACAAAAATCAACAAATCCTTTTGATCTTCCATATGATGCGCACTTGGAACCCATGAATGCG TTCTTGGATATGAGCTCCTTAGAAACTGCATTACCAAGCACACAGTTGATCAATGATTACCTTGCTGGTGTAGCTCAACCCTGGAATTCTCAGAATGCGGCTGCAACATATATTTCTTCTCTCCCTGAAG GAGGGTTGCAATACATGTCCGGGCAAGGACCAAGTTCTCATTTTCC CAAGTTCCCTCCCCAAGGCCCTGGTGCATCTGTTGGTGGGAATCCATTCGCGTGA
- the LOC135678165 gene encoding probable ADP-ribosylation factor GTPase-activating protein AGD14 isoform X1, translating into MSTKREEVRNEKIIRGLMKLPPNRKCINCNSLGPQYVCTNFWTFVCMVCSGIHREFTHRVKSVSLARFTTQEVEALQRGGNQLAREIYLKDWDMQRMRFPDSSNANKIREFIKDVYVNKKYARGNSAGKPSRDIESSKNHELEQRRASSYHSFSQSPPYEYQYEDRRYGKQFGMLNRKPGSNQGHYDGKMGSFIYSPSHVTYEDRFANESSGSRMSDFSISSAGDTFRYDVQSLSSQDNGCCSPSLYLSRDAINKDAKQQTLNQFTETNAKRNLDGMRSPKRTSSAGSFGSLDSSSISHRSFSPANAVDIALEPVHSSGTQQAKATISSSTQSSASIVTGNKDLLNSSFVQQPMSTSPSIDLFANFNNQSSSLSPFEHKPDSLGVVDFVLESVHSSGTQQAKTSTFSSAQSPASIHTGNKDIVGPTFVQKPNTSSTSVDLFADLSNQPSSTIPIEHRSAADPVPQNDGWATFDLPHHVGVDSAMCPVISAVELSGSGAPKERVGGWVSPENNSGWFPFQNPLAPGPMAVTSGQLHSGLQEHTRSADQNNSQLWNTFDDSTKKVPQASAGGLPQNSISWIHVPDFALHDPNVALKVMQDFDKDGFQRSAMDAVNPCLDQPVGVVAGSPLSLLVKPGGVDQPQKSTNPFDLPYDAHLEPMNAFLDMSSLETALPSTQLINDYLAGVAQPWNSQNAAATYISSLPEGGLQYMSGQGPSSHFPKFPPQGPGASVGGNPFA; encoded by the exons ATGAGTACTAAAAGGGAGGAGGTGAGGAATGAGAAGATCATTAGAGGTCTTATGAAACTGCCGCCCAACAGGAAATGTATTAACTGTAACAGCCTG GGTCCCCAATATGTGTGCACAAATTTCTGGACCTTCGTTTGTATGGTGTGCAGCGGGATTCA CCGTGAGTTTACGCACCGTGTGAAGTCTGTTTCTTTGGCAAGATTTACCACACAAGAAGTAGAGGCTCTCCAAAGGGGTGGCAATCAG CTTGCTAGAGAAATTTATTTAAAAGATTGGGACATGCAGCGGATGAGATTTCCAGATAGCAG TAATGCTAACAAAATTAGGGAATTTATAAAAGATGTCTATGTGAATAAGAAATATGCTAGGGGGAATTCCGCAGGCAAGCCATCTAGAGACATTGAG AGCTCCAAGAATCATGAATTAGAACAGAGGAGAGCCAGTTCTTACCATTCTTTTTCTCAGAGCCCTCCTTATGAGTATCAGTATGAGGACAGGCGCTATGGAAAACAATTTGGCATGTTAAACAGAAAGCCAGGTTCCAATCAAGGGCATTATGATGGGAAAATGGGTAGCTTCATATATAGTCCAAGTCATGTAACATATGAAGACAGATTTGCGAATGAAAGTTCTGGTTCAAGAATGTCAGACTTCTCCATTTCTAGTGCAGGTGATACATTCAGATATGATGTCCAGTCACTAAGTTCTCAAGATAATGGGTGTTGCAGCCCTTCTTTATACCTGTCAAGGGATGCCATAAATAAAGATGCAAAGCAACAAACATTGAATCAGTTTACTGAGACAAATGCTAAAAGGAATTTAGATGGGATGCGAAGTCCTAAG AGAACCTCATCTGCTGGCAGCTTTGGTTCCTTGGATAGCAGCTCTATTTCTCATAGATCATTTAGTCCAGCGAATGCAGTAGATATTGCTCTGGAGCCTGTGCATTCAAGTGGAACCCAGCAGGCAAAAGCAACTATATCTTCTTCTACACAGTCATCTGCTTCCATTGTTACTGGGAACAAGGATCTATTGAATTCATCATTCGTACAACAACCAATGAGTACATCTCCATCCATAGATTTGTTTGCCAATTTTAATAACCAATCTTCATCTTTAAGCCCTTTTGAGCACAAACCTGATTCATTGGGTGTAGTAGATTTTGTCTTGGAGTCTGTGCATTCAAGTGGTACACAGCAGGCAAAGACATCTACATTCTCTTCTGCTCAGTCACCTGCTTCTATTCATACTGGGAACAAGGATATAGTCGGTCCAACATTTGTACAGAAGCCAAACACTTCATCTACATCTGTTGATTTGTTTGCTGACCTTAGTAATCAACCTTCATCTACAATCCCTATCGAGCACAGATCAGCAGCAGATCCAGTCCCACAAAATGATGGATGGGCTACGTTTGACCTACCTCACCATGTAGGAGTTGATTCTGCAATGTGTCCCGTTATCTCTGCTGTAGAGCTTTCTGGTAGTGGAGCACCCAAGGAAAGGGTGGGTGGATGGGTATCTCCAGAAAACAACTCAGGTTGGTTTCCATTTCAAAATCCTCTCGCTCCTGGACCCATGGCAGTTACATCTGGCCAGTTGCATTCAGGTCTACAAGAACACACAAGATCTGCCGATCAAAACAACTCACAG TTGTGGAACACCTTTGATGATTCAACTAAGAAAGTACCTCAGGCATCAGCTGGGGGTCTACCACAGAATAGTATATCATGGATTCATGTGCCTGACTTTGCATTGCATGATCCAAATGTTGCTCTAAAAGTAATGCAG GATTTTGATAAGGATGGGTTTCAAAGGTCAGCTATGGATGCTGTAAACCCTTGTCTTGATCAGCCAGTGGGTGTTGTTGCAGGATCACCTTTGTCATTATTGGTTAAGCCG GGAGGGGTTGATCAACCACAAAAATCAACAAATCCTTTTGATCTTCCATATGATGCGCACTTGGAACCCATGAATGCG TTCTTGGATATGAGCTCCTTAGAAACTGCATTACCAAGCACACAGTTGATCAATGATTACCTTGCTGGTGTAGCTCAACCCTGGAATTCTCAGAATGCGGCTGCAACATATATTTCTTCTCTCCCTGAAG GAGGGTTGCAATACATGTCCGGGCAAGGACCAAGTTCTCATTTTCC CAAGTTCCCTCCCCAAGGCCCTGGTGCATCTGTTGGTGGGAATCCATTCGCGTGA
- the LOC135678165 gene encoding probable ADP-ribosylation factor GTPase-activating protein AGD14 isoform X3 → MSTKREEVRNEKIIRGLMKLPPNRKCINCNSLGPQYVCTNFWTFVCMVCSGIHREFTHRVKSVSLARFTTQEVEALQRGGNQLAREIYLKDWDMQRMRFPDSSNANKIREFIKDVYVNKKYARGNSAGKPSRDIESSKNHELEQRRASSYHSFSQSPPYEYQYEDRRYGKQFGMLNRKPGSNQGHYDGKMGDTFRYDVQSLSSQDNGCCSPSLYLSRDAINKDAKQQTLNQFTETNAKRNLDGMRSPKRTSSAGSFGSLDSSSISHRSFSPANAVDIALEPVHSSGTQQAKATISSSTQSSASIVTGNKDLLNSSFVQQPMSTSPSIDLFANFNNQSSSLSPFEHKPDSLGVVDFVLESVHSSGTQQAKTSTFSSAQSPASIHTGNKDIVGPTFVQKPNTSSTSVDLFADLSNQPSSTIPIEHRSAADPVPQNDGWATFDLPHHVGVDSAMCPVISAVELSGSGAPKERVGGWVSPENNSGWFPFQNPLAPGPMAVTSGQLHSGLQEHTRSADQNNSQLWNTFDDSTKKVPQASAGGLPQNSISWIHVPDFALHDPNVALKVMQDFDKDGFQRSAMDAVNPCLDQPVGVVAGSPLSLLVKPGGVDQPQKSTNPFDLPYDAHLEPMNAFLDMSSLETALPSTQLINDYLAGVAQPWNSQNAAATYISSLPEGGLQYMSGQGPSSHFPKFPPQGPGASVGGNPFA, encoded by the exons ATGAGTACTAAAAGGGAGGAGGTGAGGAATGAGAAGATCATTAGAGGTCTTATGAAACTGCCGCCCAACAGGAAATGTATTAACTGTAACAGCCTG GGTCCCCAATATGTGTGCACAAATTTCTGGACCTTCGTTTGTATGGTGTGCAGCGGGATTCA CCGTGAGTTTACGCACCGTGTGAAGTCTGTTTCTTTGGCAAGATTTACCACACAAGAAGTAGAGGCTCTCCAAAGGGGTGGCAATCAG CTTGCTAGAGAAATTTATTTAAAAGATTGGGACATGCAGCGGATGAGATTTCCAGATAGCAG TAATGCTAACAAAATTAGGGAATTTATAAAAGATGTCTATGTGAATAAGAAATATGCTAGGGGGAATTCCGCAGGCAAGCCATCTAGAGACATTGAG AGCTCCAAGAATCATGAATTAGAACAGAGGAGAGCCAGTTCTTACCATTCTTTTTCTCAGAGCCCTCCTTATGAGTATCAGTATGAGGACAGGCGCTATGGAAAACAATTTGGCATGTTAAACAGAAAGCCAGGTTCCAATCAAGGGCATTATGATGGGAAAATGG GTGATACATTCAGATATGATGTCCAGTCACTAAGTTCTCAAGATAATGGGTGTTGCAGCCCTTCTTTATACCTGTCAAGGGATGCCATAAATAAAGATGCAAAGCAACAAACATTGAATCAGTTTACTGAGACAAATGCTAAAAGGAATTTAGATGGGATGCGAAGTCCTAAG AGAACCTCATCTGCTGGCAGCTTTGGTTCCTTGGATAGCAGCTCTATTTCTCATAGATCATTTAGTCCAGCGAATGCAGTAGATATTGCTCTGGAGCCTGTGCATTCAAGTGGAACCCAGCAGGCAAAAGCAACTATATCTTCTTCTACACAGTCATCTGCTTCCATTGTTACTGGGAACAAGGATCTATTGAATTCATCATTCGTACAACAACCAATGAGTACATCTCCATCCATAGATTTGTTTGCCAATTTTAATAACCAATCTTCATCTTTAAGCCCTTTTGAGCACAAACCTGATTCATTGGGTGTAGTAGATTTTGTCTTGGAGTCTGTGCATTCAAGTGGTACACAGCAGGCAAAGACATCTACATTCTCTTCTGCTCAGTCACCTGCTTCTATTCATACTGGGAACAAGGATATAGTCGGTCCAACATTTGTACAGAAGCCAAACACTTCATCTACATCTGTTGATTTGTTTGCTGACCTTAGTAATCAACCTTCATCTACAATCCCTATCGAGCACAGATCAGCAGCAGATCCAGTCCCACAAAATGATGGATGGGCTACGTTTGACCTACCTCACCATGTAGGAGTTGATTCTGCAATGTGTCCCGTTATCTCTGCTGTAGAGCTTTCTGGTAGTGGAGCACCCAAGGAAAGGGTGGGTGGATGGGTATCTCCAGAAAACAACTCAGGTTGGTTTCCATTTCAAAATCCTCTCGCTCCTGGACCCATGGCAGTTACATCTGGCCAGTTGCATTCAGGTCTACAAGAACACACAAGATCTGCCGATCAAAACAACTCACAG TTGTGGAACACCTTTGATGATTCAACTAAGAAAGTACCTCAGGCATCAGCTGGGGGTCTACCACAGAATAGTATATCATGGATTCATGTGCCTGACTTTGCATTGCATGATCCAAATGTTGCTCTAAAAGTAATGCAG GATTTTGATAAGGATGGGTTTCAAAGGTCAGCTATGGATGCTGTAAACCCTTGTCTTGATCAGCCAGTGGGTGTTGTTGCAGGATCACCTTTGTCATTATTGGTTAAGCCG GGAGGGGTTGATCAACCACAAAAATCAACAAATCCTTTTGATCTTCCATATGATGCGCACTTGGAACCCATGAATGCG TTCTTGGATATGAGCTCCTTAGAAACTGCATTACCAAGCACACAGTTGATCAATGATTACCTTGCTGGTGTAGCTCAACCCTGGAATTCTCAGAATGCGGCTGCAACATATATTTCTTCTCTCCCTGAAG GAGGGTTGCAATACATGTCCGGGCAAGGACCAAGTTCTCATTTTCC CAAGTTCCCTCCCCAAGGCCCTGGTGCATCTGTTGGTGGGAATCCATTCGCGTGA